In Flavobacterium endoglycinae, one DNA window encodes the following:
- a CDS encoding glycosyltransferase family 2 protein: MIIIYHHNNKVVEVSFNGESIPFSKKNIAENVFDTAEKYPDQLIMWCQLDLKLNLNHAALPDIFHHDKIMASFNVSADYFLPKTIGYVDESPFLNVKKDVSYPTWQMSADIGGVHAKVVNALQNKVSLDTDFDYFLHSLAKGAMPNGLLCYSEPSLIKDHSQIIQKKKRTNFLVFRFVKQHYRTRWIFLLFLDLFLYERKFALFPLLASLFFKRRIFEKNLLDKIEVHSVKKVIDKKTIDVIIPTIGRKECLYDVLKDLSKQTHLPVSVIIIEQNPALGSTSELDYLQTKNWPFTIKHTFTHQAGACNARNLALVQVESEWVFLNDDDNRFESDLIEKTFANIESFGCLAALTFYPIAGQKLVEKKICQAAIFGSGNSFIKSTALEKVSFNKSLEFGYGEDTEFGLQLRNAGFDIIYFPNLVINHLKAPMGGFRTKPVLIWQNAEVQPKPSPTIMFLKLNNLSIQQLNGYKTVLCIKFYKAQHLRNPVQYLLNFSKQWKSSIFWAQKLKE; this comes from the coding sequence ATGATTATAATCTATCATCATAATAATAAAGTTGTTGAGGTTTCATTTAACGGAGAAAGCATTCCTTTTTCTAAAAAAAATATTGCCGAAAATGTATTCGATACTGCCGAAAAATATCCTGACCAATTAATCATGTGGTGCCAATTGGATTTAAAATTAAATCTGAATCATGCTGCACTTCCAGATATTTTTCATCATGATAAAATAATGGCTTCCTTTAATGTATCTGCAGATTATTTTTTGCCCAAAACAATTGGTTATGTTGACGAAAGTCCATTTTTAAATGTAAAAAAAGACGTCAGCTATCCTACTTGGCAAATGAGCGCAGATATTGGCGGAGTGCATGCGAAAGTTGTAAATGCATTGCAAAATAAAGTCAGTTTAGATACTGATTTTGACTATTTCCTACATTCATTGGCAAAAGGAGCAATGCCAAACGGACTTTTATGTTATTCAGAGCCATCATTAATTAAAGACCATTCTCAAATTATACAAAAGAAAAAGAGAACGAATTTTTTGGTATTTCGTTTTGTAAAACAACATTACAGAACACGCTGGATTTTTCTTCTTTTCCTTGATTTATTTTTATACGAAAGGAAGTTTGCTCTTTTTCCGCTTCTGGCAAGTCTGTTTTTTAAACGAAGAATTTTCGAAAAAAACCTGCTGGATAAGATTGAAGTTCATTCCGTTAAAAAAGTTATCGATAAAAAAACGATTGATGTCATTATTCCAACAATTGGCAGAAAAGAATGTTTGTATGATGTATTAAAAGATTTGTCAAAACAAACACATCTTCCTGTCAGCGTTATTATTATTGAACAAAATCCCGCTTTAGGCAGTACTTCAGAATTGGATTATCTACAGACTAAAAACTGGCCGTTTACAATCAAACATACTTTTACACATCAGGCAGGAGCGTGCAATGCCAGAAACCTGGCCTTAGTGCAAGTTGAAAGCGAGTGGGTTTTCTTAAATGATGATGACAACAGGTTTGAATCTGATTTAATCGAAAAGACATTCGCCAATATTGAATCTTTCGGATGTTTGGCCGCTTTAACATTTTACCCTATCGCAGGACAAAAATTAGTAGAAAAGAAGATTTGTCAAGCTGCGATATTTGGATCAGGAAACAGCTTTATTAAATCAACTGCTTTAGAAAAAGTCAGTTTCAATAAAAGTCTGGAGTTTGGTTATGGAGAAGATACAGAATTTGGACTTCAGTTGCGCAATGCTGGTTTCGATATTATTTATTTCCCCAATTTGGTTATTAACCACTTAAAAGCGCCAATGGGAGGTTTTCGTACTAAGCCTGTGTTAATTTGGCAGAATGCAGAAGTACAGCCAAAACCATCGCCAACCATAATGTTTTTAAAGCTTAATAATCTTAGCATTCAACAGCTTAATGGTTACAAAACGGTTCTTTGTATAAAGTTCTATAAGGCGCAGCATTTAAGAAATCCAGTTCAATATTTGTTAAATTTTAGTAAACAGTGGAAATCAAGTATATTTTGGGCTCAAAAGTTAAAGGAATAA
- a CDS encoding class I SAM-dependent methyltransferase produces the protein MNHKIKTILFKTLASLPNKIDDYCYHKIQSFFDKSTLENRLKSVESTYFRLSKVLQDLRIDLNNKTIFELGSGWFPAMPYFFKYKLQAGKVITIDINEHFKKATVLELNDCFSKIYHSEIVSDPQNKYSLPKGIEYLPKYNVVEKDFPDVDFVFSRYVLSHMNENDVDDLHRRMKSQLKKGTHIIHFISPSDLRQHSDSNLSLQDFLQYSKEEWNKIHTKYDYHNRLRLSQFLEIFKKYDYEVLYLDYESLQPGTKKYDMFKEVKLHEDYSKYSDEELTAGNILVVLKL, from the coding sequence ATGAATCATAAAATAAAAACAATATTATTCAAAACATTAGCTTCACTGCCTAATAAAATAGATGATTATTGTTATCATAAAATTCAAAGCTTTTTCGATAAATCAACTCTTGAAAACCGATTAAAAAGTGTTGAATCAACCTATTTTAGATTATCTAAGGTTTTACAGGATTTGCGTATTGACCTGAATAATAAAACTATTTTTGAACTTGGTTCAGGATGGTTTCCTGCAATGCCGTATTTTTTTAAGTACAAATTACAGGCAGGAAAAGTAATTACGATTGATATAAATGAACATTTTAAAAAAGCAACCGTTTTAGAGCTGAATGATTGTTTTTCCAAAATCTACCATTCTGAAATAGTTTCTGATCCTCAAAATAAATACAGTCTTCCTAAAGGAATTGAATATCTGCCAAAATACAATGTTGTAGAAAAAGATTTTCCAGACGTTGATTTTGTTTTTTCGCGTTATGTATTGTCACACATGAATGAAAATGATGTTGACGATTTACATAGAAGAATGAAATCTCAATTAAAAAAAGGAACACATATCATTCACTTTATTTCTCCTAGTGATCTCAGACAACATAGCGACAGTAATTTATCTCTTCAGGATTTCTTACAGTACAGTAAAGAAGAATGGAATAAAATCCATACCAAATACGATTATCATAATCGTTTGAGATTGTCGCAGTTTTTAGAAATCTTTAAAAAATACGATTACGAAGTTTTGTATTTAGATTACGAAAGCCTTCAGCCGGGAACTAAAAAATACGATATGTTCAAAGAAGTTAAATTGCATGAGGATTATAGCAAATACTCAGATGAAGAATTAACTGCTGGGAATATTTTAGTTGTTTTAAAATTATAA